One genomic window of Aethina tumida isolate Nest 87 chromosome 3, icAetTumi1.1, whole genome shotgun sequence includes the following:
- the LOC109603693 gene encoding protein polybromo-1 isoform X1 produces the protein MSKRRRTSSIASRNHEDDSLDSVEASTSSGPTMRKRRKLQDPAELCHQLYDTIRNHKKNDGTLLCDLFIRVPKRRQEPGYYDVVSNPMDLLKVQQKLKTDEYIDLDDLQSDIELIVNNTKAFYKRNTQEYKDAVELWDLFITSKSRLLNGKDEEETRSTRTPNNRNRQPKRTPVRENHRNDVNDHNDNSRVNDVEQDEFEQLYRAVTTAVDSDKKPLHTFFQVLPSKKRYPDYYEVVETPIDLRMVADKMHHKKYNLLVEMERDLLLMTKNACLYNEPGSQIFKHAKALRKVIQMKRIEIEDQPKATPAKMTGRRSVNSNNVTPKLTRSRGSTPVIKNDDKKNDIDHDDLDDTIDDDGTAIDSSNPLWQLFDSVKSVTSSNGVPLSEPFWRLPSRRFYPDYYREIKNPVSLTQIKRKLVKSAYGNLSEVAGDLTIMFENAKKYNIPTSKLYKDAVKLQKIMQCKVQELLDIDQVTQRNTNKNRKGSDSDLEDKIIVPVRKKPGPKPKNSFNPNSPGRGRPPKDSIPLKKRLHALGKYMLEFTCEDGRKPMLAFMQKPSKKLYSDYYDVIAEPIDFLEIESKIRADQYSCELDLVKDFKLMFSNCRQYNEENSTIYDDSLMLEKHLMDKVGHLFTTPEKDRKDRRVYKARTKHQISPLERNMKTLYESIRDYKEPKSSRQLSQIFMKLPSKIEYPDYYEVIQKPIDMDRISHKMKTNQYETLEDLVADFVLMFDNACKYNEPDSQIYKDALMLQRVCMQTKLLLKEEDNTVPDVASAIQDILLTLFTTVYNHQDEEGRCYSDSMAELPEHDEIENKKVRALSLDLLKRRLDKGVYRRLDTFQEDFFACMERARRLSRTDSQIFEDSVELQKYFIHQRNEICKGGELLLSSALSYTLNDATAAIETLRHSKHLQESVEDETETRSSDDSIIKDGNADASGPNSSMTCNQQTYKVGEFVYVDSKEKGCDPHILMIERLWENKGQQMLYGNYYLRPAETYHVTTRKFLEREVFKSDSHVAVPLEEVKDRCCVMNVKHYFTMRPEGYDEKDVYVCESRYSTRTRSFKKIKIYPENATVKLVPREEPLEPKRVVSVFRERVEKHMDELAELEEQEQLVEKEKPNVVAYTHMEIDDGNTYYEQFNTICSGVVKTGDFVYVAADGGKQLIAQIDSIWDTKDGKSYFRGPWFVPPSELPQSQNKLFYKQEMFLSSLEDTNPVVSIMGRCAVLDYNDYISCRPTEIAEADTFICTSMYDEVNRQIRKLPNDSLRKYSHSGEVTEDEIYFFPKLINPPKESTHLTKMNDMDIIMEDSMDGGPPSVGSGEIPTTVISNTPVTPAASKKKPNKNKIVTGYILYSREVRKQVVQNNPESTFGDISRIVGSEWKSLPASEKQSWEERASKINEETKAQMLDEQCSSPAPTPTSLGSGMVDQIFECCWDNCDYQFEECSDLIEHCVKDKDTQGHVQAYFQENPGADLHCQWRNCLRNNKKDVKPFPNIARLIRHVRDMHINKGNGRSVAPENRSKNYVGNRVMPVLQPCVSTTSEILSAATSTFNTTAGTYSTTTNTASGAAQSNQTQQQNQEPMFITVPPRPQRVLHSEAYIKYIEGLQAENKYITQWERTLNATQENSPAPDLEKLNNVTTWLGRKADQHDNVVAAIWALRNQLLRDTLGLHKTL, from the exons ATGAGTAAACGCAGAAGGACTAGTTCTATCGCAAGTAGGAACCACGAGGATGATTCATTGGACAGTGTTGAGGCGTCTACTAGCAGTGGACCTACCATGCGGAAGAGGAGGAAACTTCAGGACCCA GCTGAACTGTGTCATCAGTTGTATGACACAATCAGGAACCACAAGAAAAACGACGGTACTTTACTATGTGATCTGTTTATAAGGGTACCCAAGCGCAGACAAGAACCAGGATATTACGATGTAGTTAGCAATCCCATGGATTTACTCAAGGTTCAGCAGAAATTAAAGACAGATGAATACATTGACTTAGATGACTTACAAAGTGATATAGAGCTTATTGTGAATAACACTAAGGCATTTTACAAACGGAACACACAAGAGTACAAGGATGCCGTCGAGCTTTGGGACCTTTTTATCACGTCAAAATCAAG ACTACTCAACGGCAAAGACGAGGAGGAAACAAGGTCCACACGCACCCCGAACAACAGGAACAGGCAGCCCAAACGGACGCCGGTGCGCGAGAACCACAGGAACGACGTGAACGATCACAACGACAATTCCCGCGTAAACGACGTCGAACAGGACGAGTTCGAGCAGCTGTACAGGGCGGTCACCACGGCCGTGGACAGCGACAAGAAGCCCCTGCACACGTTCTTTCAAGTGCTGCCGTCGAAGAAACGTTACCCGGACTACTACGAGGTGGTCGAGACGCCCATCGACCTGCGGATGGTGGCCGACAAGATGCACCACAAGAAGTACAATCTGCTGGTCGAGATGGAACGGGACCTGCTGCTGATGACCAAGAACGCCTGCCTGTACAACGAGCCCGGCTCGCAGATTTTCAAGCACGCGAAGGCGCTGAGGAAGGTGATACAGATGAAGAGGATCGAAATTGAGGATCAGCCGAAGGCCACGCCGGCCAAAATGACGGGCAGGCGTTCGGTGAACAGTAACAACGTGACGCCCAAGCTGACACGGTCCAGGGGCAGTACGCCGGTCATCAAGAACGACGACAAGAAGAACGACATTGATCACGACGACCTCGACGATACCATTGACGATGAT GGGACGGCGATAGACTCGAGCAACCCCCTGTGGCAACTGTTCGACTCAGTGAAGTCAGTGACAAGCAGCAATGGTGTGCCATTGAGTGAGCCGTTCTGGCGTCTGCCGTCGCGACGCTTTTACCCGGACTACTATCGCGAAATCAAGAACCCGGTGTCGCTCACGCAGATCAAACGAAAACTTGTGAAAAGTGCTTACGGTAACTTGAGTGAGGTGGCCGGTGATCTGACTATTATGTTCGAGAATGCCAAAAAGTACAACATACCCACGTCCAAACTTTATAAG GATGCTGTTAAATTGCAGAAGATAATGCAATGCAAAGTTCAAGAACTACTTGATATAGATCAGGTAACGCAAAGAAACACTAACAAAAACCGGAAG GGCTCTGATAGTGACCTAGAGGATAAAATAATAGTGCCGGTACGGAAAAAACCGGGACCAAAACCAAAAAATTCGTTCAATCCCAACTCCCCAGGCAGAGGACGTCCGCCCAAGGATTCAATCCCATTGAAAAAGAGGCTACACGCTTTAGGAAAATATATGTTAGAATTTACT tgTGAGGACGGTCGTAAACCGATGTTGGCCTTCATGCAGAAACCGTCGAAGAAGCTGTACTCCGATTACTACGACGTAATCGCCGAACCCATAGACTTTTTAGAAATCGAATCGAAAATCAGGGCGGACCAGTACAGCTGCGAATTGGACCTAGTTAAAGATTTCAAACTGATGTTTTCGAATTGTCGACAATATAACGAGGAGAACTCGACCATCTACGATGACTCTCTGATGCTGGAGAAACATTTAATGGACAAAGTCGGACATTTGTTCACGACGCCGGAAAAGGACCGCAAAGACCGCAGGGT GTACAAAGCCCGAACGAAACACCAGATCTCACCGTTGGAGAGGAACATGAAGACTCTGTACGAGTCGATCAGGGATTACAAGGAGCCGAAGAGCAGCCGACAGCTCTCGCAGATATTCATGAAGCTGCCGTCGAAAATCGAATACCCCGACTACTACGAGGTGATCCAGAAGCCCATCGACATGGACCGGATATCCCACAAAATGAAGACGAACCAGTACGAGACGCTCGAGGATCTCGTGGCCGATTTCGTGCTGATGTTCGACAACGCGTGCAAGTACAACGAGCCGGACTCGCAGATCTACAAGGACGCGCTGATGTTGCAGCGTGTCTGCATGCAGACCAAGCTGCTGCTCAAGGAGGAGGATAACACGGTGCCGGACGTGGCCAGCGCCATACAGGACATACTTCTGACGTTGTTCACCACCGTGTACAATCACCAGGACGAGGAGGGACGGTGCTACTCCGACTCGATGGCCGAGCTCCCCGAACACGACGAAATCGAGAACAAGAA GGTACGCGCCTTGTCTCTGGACCTCCTCAAACGTCGCCTGGACAAGGGTGTCTACCGGCGACTGGACACGTTCCAGGAGGACTTCTTCGCCTGCATGGAACGGGCGCGGCGCCTCTCCCGCACCGACTCCCAGATATTCGAGGACTCGGTCGAGCTGCAAAAGTACTTCATCCACCAGCGCAACGAGATCTGCAAGGGCGGCGAGCTGCTGCTGTCGTCGGCGCTCAGCTACACGCTGAACGACGCCACTGCGGCCATCGAGACCTTGCGCCACAGCAAGCATCTGCAGGAATCGGTGGAGGACGAGACCGAGACGCGTAGCTCGGACGACTCCATCATCAAGGACGGGAACGCCGACGCGTCGGGGCCCAACTCCAGCATGACGTGCAACCAACAGACCTACAAG GTCGGCGAGTTCGTCTACGTTGATTCGAAGGAGAAGGGCTGCGACCCCCACATCCTGATGATCGAAAGGCTGTGGGAGAATAAGGGGCAACAGATGTTGTACGGCAACTACTACCTGCGACCCGCCGAAACCTACCACGTCACCACCAGGAAGTTCCTCGAGCGCGAGGTGTTCAAGTCCGACTCTCACGTGGCGGTGCCCCTGGAGGAGGTCAAGGACCGGTGCTGTGTGATGAACGTGAAGCACTACTTCACGATGCGGCCCGAGGGCTACGACGAGAAGGACGTGTACGTGTGCGAGTCGAGGTATAGCACGCGGACGCGCAGCTTCAAGAAGATCAAAATCTATCCGGAGAATGCGACGGTGAAGCTGGTGCCGCGTGAGGAGCCGCTGGAGCCGAAGCGGGTGGTTTCGGTGTTCAGGGAACGGGTGGAGAAGCATATGGACGAGCTGGCCGAGCTCGAGGAGCAGGAGCAACTGGTGGAGAAGGAGAAACCG aacGTCGTTGCCTATACCCACATGGAAATCGACGACGGCAACACCTACTACGAACAGTTCAACACGATATGCAGCGGGGTGGTGAAGACCGGTGATTTCGTTTACGTCGCCGCCGACGGCGGTAAACAATTAATAGCGCAAATAGACAGTATTTGGGACACAAAAGA TGGGAAAAGTTACTTCCGCGGACCATGGTTTGTGCCCCCTTCGGAACTTCCCCAGTCACAAAACAAGTTGTTTTACAAGCAGGAGATGTTCCTATCGTCACTCGAAGATACCAATCCTGTCGTCAGCATCATGGGTCGATGTGCAGTTTTGGATTATAACGACTACATCTCAT gCCGTCCGACGGAGATTGCCGAAGCTGACACGTTTATCTGCACGTCCATGTACGACGAGGTGAACAGGCAGATCAGGAAGTTGCCGAACGACAGCCTGAGAAAGTACTCTCACAGTGGGGAAGTGACGGAAGACGAGATCTACTTCTTCCCCAAGCTGATCAATCCTCCAAAG GAGAGTACACACTTGACCAAGATGAACGACATGGACATAATAATGGAAGACTCGATGGACGGGGGTCCCCCGTCGGTCGGTTCGGGTGAAATACCGACGACGGTGATTAGTAATACACCAGTAACACCGGCTGCTTCAAAAAAG AAACCCAACAAGAACAAAATCGTCACGGGGTACATACTGTACTCGAGGGAGGTGCGCAAACAGGTCGTTCAGAACAATCCGGAGTCGACGTTCGGCGACATCAGCCGCATAGTGGGCAGCGAATGGAAGTCGTTGCCGGCTAGCGAGAAACAGAGCTGGGAGGAGCGTGCGTCCAAAATCAACGAGGAAACCAAGGCCCAAATGTTGGACGAGCAATGTTCGAGTCCGGCACCGACACCCACATCCCTTGGATCGGGCATGGTCGACCAG ATCTTCGAATGCTGCTGGGACAACTGCGATTATCAATTCGAGGAGTGCTCCGACCTGATCGAGCACTGCGTCAAAGACAAGGACACGCAGGGCCACGTGCAGGCGTACTTCCAGGAGAACCCGGGCGCCGACCTGCACTGCCAGTGGCGCAACTGTCTGCGCAACAACAAGAAGGACGTGAAGCCGTTCCCCAACATTGCGAGGCTCATACGACACGTCCGCGACATGCACATCAACAAGGGCAACGGACGGTCGGTGGCGCCGGAGAATAGGAGCAa gaaCTACGTAGGAAACAGAGTGATGCCGGTGCTGCAGCCCTGCGTGTCGACCACATCCGAAATACTGAGCG CTGCTACTAGCACATTTAATACCACTGCTGGAACCTATTCCACCACTACTAATACAG CTTCTGGAGCAGCTCAGAGTAACCAGACACAGCAACAGAATCAAGAGCCGATGTTCATAACGGTTCCCCCCAGGCCGCAACGTGTTCTGCATTCGGAAGCGTACATCAA atacATTGAGGGACTACAGGCTGAAAACAAGTACATAACACAATGGGAGAGGACTTTGAATGCGACCCAGGAAAACAGTCCAGCTCCGGATTTGGAGAAGTTGAACAACGTCACCACGTGGCTGGGGCGCAAGGCCGACCAACACGACAATGTTGTTGCGGCCATTTGGGCATTACGAAATCAGTTGTTACGAGATACGTTAGGTTTACATAAgactttgtaa
- the LOC109603693 gene encoding protein polybromo-1 isoform X6 → MSKRRRTSSIASRNHEDDSLDSVEASTSSGPTMRKRRKLQDPAELCHQLYDTIRNHKKNDGTLLCDLFIRVPKRRQEPGYYDVVSNPMDLLKVQQKLKTDEYIDLDDLQSDIELIVNNTKAFYKRNTQEYKDAVELWDLFITSKSRLLNGKDEEETRSTRTPNNRNRQPKRTPVRENHRNDVNDHNDNSRVNDVEQDEFEQLYRAVTTAVDSDKKPLHTFFQVLPSKKRYPDYYEVVETPIDLRMVADKMHHKKYNLLVEMERDLLLMTKNACLYNEPGSQIFKHAKALRKVIQMKRIEIEDQPKATPAKMTGRRSVNSNNVTPKLTRSRGSTPVIKNDDKKNDIDHDDLDDTIDDDGTAIDSSNPLWQLFDSVKSVTSSNGVPLSEPFWRLPSRRFYPDYYREIKNPVSLTQIKRKLVKSAYGNLSEVAGDLTIMFENAKKYNIPTSKLYKDAVKLQKIMQCKVQELLDIDQVTQRNTNKNRKGSDSDLEDKIIVPVRKKPGPKPKNSFNPNSPGRGRPPKDSIPLKKRLHALGKYMLEFTCEDGRKPMLAFMQKPSKKLYSDYYDVIAEPIDFLEIESKIRADQYSCELDLVKDFKLMFSNCRQYNEENSTIYDDSLMLEKHLMDKVGHLFTTPEKDRKDRRVYKARTKHQISPLERNMKTLYESIRDYKEPKSSRQLSQIFMKLPSKIEYPDYYEVIQKPIDMDRISHKMKTNQYETLEDLVADFVLMFDNACKYNEPDSQIYKDALMLQRVCMQTKLLLKEEDNTVPDVASAIQDILLTLFTTVYNHQDEEGRCYSDSMAELPEHDEIENKKVRALSLDLLKRRLDKGVYRRLDTFQEDFFACMERARRLSRTDSQIFEDSVELQKYFIHQRNEICKGGELLLSSALSYTLNDATAAIETLRHSKHLQESVEDETETRSSDDSIIKDGNADASGPNSSMTCNQQTYKVGEFVYVDSKEKGCDPHILMIERLWENKGQQMLYGNYYLRPAETYHVTTRKFLEREVFKSDSHVAVPLEEVKDRCCVMNVKHYFTMRPEGYDEKDVYVCESRYSTRTRSFKKIKIYPENATVKLVPREEPLEPKRVVSVFRERVEKHMDELAELEEQEQLVEKEKPNVVAYTHMEIDDGNTYYEQFNTICSGVVKTGDFVYVAADGGKQLIAQIDSIWDTKDGKSYFRGPWFVPPSELPQSQNKLFYKQEMFLSSLEDTNPVVSIMGRCAVLDYNDYISCRPTEIAEADTFICTSMYDEVNRQIRKLPNDSLRKYSHSGEVTEDEIYFFPKLINPPKKPNKNKIVTGYILYSREVRKQVVQNNPESTFGDISRIVGSEWKSLPASEKQSWEERASKINEETKAQMLDEQCSSPAPTPTSLGSGMVDQIFECCWDNCDYQFEECSDLIEHCVKDKDTQGHVQAYFQENPGADLHCQWRNCLRNNKKDVKPFPNIARLIRHVRDMHINKGNGRSVAPENRSKNYVGNRVMPVLQPCVSTTSEILSAATSTFNTTAGTYSTTTNTASGAAQSNQTQQQNQEPMFITVPPRPQRVLHSEAYIKYIEGLQAENKYITQWERTLNATQENSPAPDLEKLNNVTTWLGRKADQHDNVVAAIWALRNQLLRDTLGLHKTL, encoded by the exons ATGAGTAAACGCAGAAGGACTAGTTCTATCGCAAGTAGGAACCACGAGGATGATTCATTGGACAGTGTTGAGGCGTCTACTAGCAGTGGACCTACCATGCGGAAGAGGAGGAAACTTCAGGACCCA GCTGAACTGTGTCATCAGTTGTATGACACAATCAGGAACCACAAGAAAAACGACGGTACTTTACTATGTGATCTGTTTATAAGGGTACCCAAGCGCAGACAAGAACCAGGATATTACGATGTAGTTAGCAATCCCATGGATTTACTCAAGGTTCAGCAGAAATTAAAGACAGATGAATACATTGACTTAGATGACTTACAAAGTGATATAGAGCTTATTGTGAATAACACTAAGGCATTTTACAAACGGAACACACAAGAGTACAAGGATGCCGTCGAGCTTTGGGACCTTTTTATCACGTCAAAATCAAG ACTACTCAACGGCAAAGACGAGGAGGAAACAAGGTCCACACGCACCCCGAACAACAGGAACAGGCAGCCCAAACGGACGCCGGTGCGCGAGAACCACAGGAACGACGTGAACGATCACAACGACAATTCCCGCGTAAACGACGTCGAACAGGACGAGTTCGAGCAGCTGTACAGGGCGGTCACCACGGCCGTGGACAGCGACAAGAAGCCCCTGCACACGTTCTTTCAAGTGCTGCCGTCGAAGAAACGTTACCCGGACTACTACGAGGTGGTCGAGACGCCCATCGACCTGCGGATGGTGGCCGACAAGATGCACCACAAGAAGTACAATCTGCTGGTCGAGATGGAACGGGACCTGCTGCTGATGACCAAGAACGCCTGCCTGTACAACGAGCCCGGCTCGCAGATTTTCAAGCACGCGAAGGCGCTGAGGAAGGTGATACAGATGAAGAGGATCGAAATTGAGGATCAGCCGAAGGCCACGCCGGCCAAAATGACGGGCAGGCGTTCGGTGAACAGTAACAACGTGACGCCCAAGCTGACACGGTCCAGGGGCAGTACGCCGGTCATCAAGAACGACGACAAGAAGAACGACATTGATCACGACGACCTCGACGATACCATTGACGATGAT GGGACGGCGATAGACTCGAGCAACCCCCTGTGGCAACTGTTCGACTCAGTGAAGTCAGTGACAAGCAGCAATGGTGTGCCATTGAGTGAGCCGTTCTGGCGTCTGCCGTCGCGACGCTTTTACCCGGACTACTATCGCGAAATCAAGAACCCGGTGTCGCTCACGCAGATCAAACGAAAACTTGTGAAAAGTGCTTACGGTAACTTGAGTGAGGTGGCCGGTGATCTGACTATTATGTTCGAGAATGCCAAAAAGTACAACATACCCACGTCCAAACTTTATAAG GATGCTGTTAAATTGCAGAAGATAATGCAATGCAAAGTTCAAGAACTACTTGATATAGATCAGGTAACGCAAAGAAACACTAACAAAAACCGGAAG GGCTCTGATAGTGACCTAGAGGATAAAATAATAGTGCCGGTACGGAAAAAACCGGGACCAAAACCAAAAAATTCGTTCAATCCCAACTCCCCAGGCAGAGGACGTCCGCCCAAGGATTCAATCCCATTGAAAAAGAGGCTACACGCTTTAGGAAAATATATGTTAGAATTTACT tgTGAGGACGGTCGTAAACCGATGTTGGCCTTCATGCAGAAACCGTCGAAGAAGCTGTACTCCGATTACTACGACGTAATCGCCGAACCCATAGACTTTTTAGAAATCGAATCGAAAATCAGGGCGGACCAGTACAGCTGCGAATTGGACCTAGTTAAAGATTTCAAACTGATGTTTTCGAATTGTCGACAATATAACGAGGAGAACTCGACCATCTACGATGACTCTCTGATGCTGGAGAAACATTTAATGGACAAAGTCGGACATTTGTTCACGACGCCGGAAAAGGACCGCAAAGACCGCAGGGT GTACAAAGCCCGAACGAAACACCAGATCTCACCGTTGGAGAGGAACATGAAGACTCTGTACGAGTCGATCAGGGATTACAAGGAGCCGAAGAGCAGCCGACAGCTCTCGCAGATATTCATGAAGCTGCCGTCGAAAATCGAATACCCCGACTACTACGAGGTGATCCAGAAGCCCATCGACATGGACCGGATATCCCACAAAATGAAGACGAACCAGTACGAGACGCTCGAGGATCTCGTGGCCGATTTCGTGCTGATGTTCGACAACGCGTGCAAGTACAACGAGCCGGACTCGCAGATCTACAAGGACGCGCTGATGTTGCAGCGTGTCTGCATGCAGACCAAGCTGCTGCTCAAGGAGGAGGATAACACGGTGCCGGACGTGGCCAGCGCCATACAGGACATACTTCTGACGTTGTTCACCACCGTGTACAATCACCAGGACGAGGAGGGACGGTGCTACTCCGACTCGATGGCCGAGCTCCCCGAACACGACGAAATCGAGAACAAGAA GGTACGCGCCTTGTCTCTGGACCTCCTCAAACGTCGCCTGGACAAGGGTGTCTACCGGCGACTGGACACGTTCCAGGAGGACTTCTTCGCCTGCATGGAACGGGCGCGGCGCCTCTCCCGCACCGACTCCCAGATATTCGAGGACTCGGTCGAGCTGCAAAAGTACTTCATCCACCAGCGCAACGAGATCTGCAAGGGCGGCGAGCTGCTGCTGTCGTCGGCGCTCAGCTACACGCTGAACGACGCCACTGCGGCCATCGAGACCTTGCGCCACAGCAAGCATCTGCAGGAATCGGTGGAGGACGAGACCGAGACGCGTAGCTCGGACGACTCCATCATCAAGGACGGGAACGCCGACGCGTCGGGGCCCAACTCCAGCATGACGTGCAACCAACAGACCTACAAG GTCGGCGAGTTCGTCTACGTTGATTCGAAGGAGAAGGGCTGCGACCCCCACATCCTGATGATCGAAAGGCTGTGGGAGAATAAGGGGCAACAGATGTTGTACGGCAACTACTACCTGCGACCCGCCGAAACCTACCACGTCACCACCAGGAAGTTCCTCGAGCGCGAGGTGTTCAAGTCCGACTCTCACGTGGCGGTGCCCCTGGAGGAGGTCAAGGACCGGTGCTGTGTGATGAACGTGAAGCACTACTTCACGATGCGGCCCGAGGGCTACGACGAGAAGGACGTGTACGTGTGCGAGTCGAGGTATAGCACGCGGACGCGCAGCTTCAAGAAGATCAAAATCTATCCGGAGAATGCGACGGTGAAGCTGGTGCCGCGTGAGGAGCCGCTGGAGCCGAAGCGGGTGGTTTCGGTGTTCAGGGAACGGGTGGAGAAGCATATGGACGAGCTGGCCGAGCTCGAGGAGCAGGAGCAACTGGTGGAGAAGGAGAAACCG aacGTCGTTGCCTATACCCACATGGAAATCGACGACGGCAACACCTACTACGAACAGTTCAACACGATATGCAGCGGGGTGGTGAAGACCGGTGATTTCGTTTACGTCGCCGCCGACGGCGGTAAACAATTAATAGCGCAAATAGACAGTATTTGGGACACAAAAGA TGGGAAAAGTTACTTCCGCGGACCATGGTTTGTGCCCCCTTCGGAACTTCCCCAGTCACAAAACAAGTTGTTTTACAAGCAGGAGATGTTCCTATCGTCACTCGAAGATACCAATCCTGTCGTCAGCATCATGGGTCGATGTGCAGTTTTGGATTATAACGACTACATCTCAT gCCGTCCGACGGAGATTGCCGAAGCTGACACGTTTATCTGCACGTCCATGTACGACGAGGTGAACAGGCAGATCAGGAAGTTGCCGAACGACAGCCTGAGAAAGTACTCTCACAGTGGGGAAGTGACGGAAGACGAGATCTACTTCTTCCCCAAGCTGATCAATCCTCCAAAG AAACCCAACAAGAACAAAATCGTCACGGGGTACATACTGTACTCGAGGGAGGTGCGCAAACAGGTCGTTCAGAACAATCCGGAGTCGACGTTCGGCGACATCAGCCGCATAGTGGGCAGCGAATGGAAGTCGTTGCCGGCTAGCGAGAAACAGAGCTGGGAGGAGCGTGCGTCCAAAATCAACGAGGAAACCAAGGCCCAAATGTTGGACGAGCAATGTTCGAGTCCGGCACCGACACCCACATCCCTTGGATCGGGCATGGTCGACCAG ATCTTCGAATGCTGCTGGGACAACTGCGATTATCAATTCGAGGAGTGCTCCGACCTGATCGAGCACTGCGTCAAAGACAAGGACACGCAGGGCCACGTGCAGGCGTACTTCCAGGAGAACCCGGGCGCCGACCTGCACTGCCAGTGGCGCAACTGTCTGCGCAACAACAAGAAGGACGTGAAGCCGTTCCCCAACATTGCGAGGCTCATACGACACGTCCGCGACATGCACATCAACAAGGGCAACGGACGGTCGGTGGCGCCGGAGAATAGGAGCAa gaaCTACGTAGGAAACAGAGTGATGCCGGTGCTGCAGCCCTGCGTGTCGACCACATCCGAAATACTGAGCG CTGCTACTAGCACATTTAATACCACTGCTGGAACCTATTCCACCACTACTAATACAG CTTCTGGAGCAGCTCAGAGTAACCAGACACAGCAACAGAATCAAGAGCCGATGTTCATAACGGTTCCCCCCAGGCCGCAACGTGTTCTGCATTCGGAAGCGTACATCAA atacATTGAGGGACTACAGGCTGAAAACAAGTACATAACACAATGGGAGAGGACTTTGAATGCGACCCAGGAAAACAGTCCAGCTCCGGATTTGGAGAAGTTGAACAACGTCACCACGTGGCTGGGGCGCAAGGCCGACCAACACGACAATGTTGTTGCGGCCATTTGGGCATTACGAAATCAGTTGTTACGAGATACGTTAGGTTTACATAAgactttgtaa